The genome window CAAGATGTGTTAAGTTCAGTTAGTATTACATACAAAGTATGGTTAACTATGTAGTATTAAGATTTTCCACCACCAATTTATGAAAGTTCAGCTCACAGCAATGGAATAAAGCACTACTTGCATTTTCAATTCACTCTCTGAAATAAAGAGTGAATTGTATTACTGGCTACGTTTGgctcattttctttatatataaccTCTAAATATATTATTGGGGAGGAGGTGAATGGGAACTTGGTTGGGGCTTGCCCAAGGATGGGTGTGTACGTCCATGAAAGGATCCAAAATATTACCCAACTAGTATAAAGTTCTCTGGACAGTATTAAAGTGGTTCCATGGGCTCAAAGATTTAGATCACCTTCCAAAGGGTCTAACCTGTTACCTAAacataaaaaattcttaaaatattttaaatggaacaACACAGCTCCATAATAATGTAGTTCTGTGACATTTGGTAACTAAGAAGAAGAGCAATAGTAGTCATTGCTCTGTCTACCTTAGAGGCAGCTTTGAAGCCAGATGAGATATCAGACTTAGCAGGTTTGAATTTGtcaggaaaaaagcaagataaaaatacaaagcGTGATGACTGTCATCCATTACCCATCAGAATCTCTTAAAgatcagataaaagaaaataatttacagcCCCCCCCAACAATAATTTACCTATTAAAGAGGgtataatttaacaaaaaaacatttaaattttattttcaagagcaAAGTAGGCATAGCAATCTTGTGAATAGGGTAAGCCATTCTGGCATAAAACAACTATCAAAGcttgaaaaagaaatctgtacACCATTTTGTTTTGATAAACCTATTATCTTTGTATTCAAATGTAAAATATGCTGCACTATTAACCAGTGATTCTATGAATGACACTTAGACATCTCTGTTTTGTTGACTTCTCAACAAAGCACCTCTTTAAAGGAATCTATAATTCATGTGAACAACGGACCATAGCTATAATTTGACACAAACTAGGTAAATGTGGGTCACATACaacactttgaattgttgatagAATCAAACAACCATACAGAAACTTTATTGCATTTAGCTCTGTAGAACAGAACACACTCTCATTTCTATCAGAGAACTGCCAGCTATTTTGTGGTATAGCCCTTTAAGAGGAAATTCCAAGAACTGATTTTTCCAATAGCAGTGAAGCTGCTACATGTCATTTTGCTCTGCACAAACCAAAACTTTCTCCAAACTGTTAAAACTGTGTAACTTCAATGATATTAATCTCTTAAATCGGATAAGTAACGTGCCACATTCTTTTATTCTAAATTCAAAGACCAGGTAACttcaaaggtttttttccttgaaaaagaaagactagAATAAATGTCTGAAAGAATAACATTGCCAGATATTAGAAACGGGATGTGCGGACTGACGCAAGTTCAGTCTGGCACACTGACTTTAGAATCCAAATCTTTCTCTCAGGaattaaaaatacttgaataTAGTTTACTCCTTTCGTACTCTTCTTTTGCGTACTGACTTCACTGGCCCATCTCCAGATCCTGTGCTCTCATCTGCTTCTTTCATctagaaaaaagaattatgaaaatgTTGACTCTCGTATAATGGGTAAGTAGTTAtagcaataaatatttcttattctctAAAATATGTGTTCTGACAAATGCTATCTTATATATGTTCCTTTACTTCATGCAGCTGAtcaaaaatgtgtatataaattGATGTTTTAATTGGCATGATTACATTTTTAGAATAACTGCTTATCAAATATGCATCTGACAAGGCATATTGCTAACAACTCAactgatgattttattttatgatttagaaCTTAATGTCATAGTTAATCAAGGGTTATATGATATTTTCATTGTAGGATATTAAGCACTAACTATTCATTACCATATTTCTGGAAGTAAAGAATTGCTGAGGTGGTTTTACAGAGACTTTTTAAGAACTCGTGGCACATGGTACTTTGAGAAAAAttaggagagaggaaagggcaaCATCAAATTtattgtttggattttttcttttctttaattcttatcCTTACAGAAAAGCATTTATACATAAACTtttctatcaaaataaaataatgaagatgTTATATAGTATTATACAAAATAGTTATAATTAATTCTCAAGGTTATGCTATACAAAAATTGGCTTATTTTCGCTCACTGACAAATATATGAGTCTGAAAGTAcacaaaatattttgtgaaacaaAATATAACTAGAATACATATTCGAATAAACGATTGCAAGTATTATTCTTAAGAGAATGACAGCTGAAACAATGACTTTAAAACTCTGTTCTGGAAGAAATGATCTCCACCTGGCTCCCTCGGAATATGCATATTCAGTCATACTAGATAATGATGCCCCAAACCCCTTTAAAACTCACAAGGCAGTGAAGACCAGTAACCAGGTACATGTACTAATAAGCTTTAGAAAACAATTAAACAGTAAccataaaacaagtttatttggGAGATTTCTTCAAATAGACAAAATAGAAGGTTTTTTATCACATGCAACAGACCAAATGTTCTTTTCCCTCCTTAACGCTGAGTACCGGGAGTGGTGAGGACGGTGGCCATGGGGGTGGACTGTGCAGCTCTTAAAGGGCTAGAGAAGTAGAGTAAACAGGCTTCCGGTAGATGCTGGGTGAAAAAGAAAGCTCTGGTTCTGAATTATACCCTGAGTGGTTTCTGAGTCCATAGTAACTGACTGAAAAAAAGAGGCACTGTGTAAAGTTCTCCTATATATCAGGATGCAAAAAGGGGTAGACACAGGAAGATGGGAAAACTAGTTTACTAAAGATTTGAGAAAAACACCATTTCAGGCAGATAGTCTTCAACTACCCGATGAATGAAATATCAAAATGTGACAGTAAATTATTGAGAATGTTTTTACAATGGTTATAAAGAAAATTCTCTTGTAATAAACAATtcccttttaaatattcaaatagtCTGTATATTATACCTTTCAACAGAATACTTAAATGATAAAGTCATAATTTTTTACAGATGCACCTTTCTATATTGTGTAAACTACAGGCTTACTTTACAGGCATTAAGCATGAAGGCATTAAGATGATATAAACTATAgtattttcttgccttctttatggatacattttaaaaacaatatagagGCTCTTATGAAAGCTGGGAGAAATACAGCAAAAAATTCTTCACAAGCCAGATTGATGTttctattgaaataattttttatggaTAATGATTATACAGAGAAActagtttattttctgttaaagaGTCGCTTACCTCATCCTCTGATCCAGACTTATTTGATTTATTACCTTCTTCTTGTCCTTCTatgatttcaatttcttcttcactCTTTTCCTCAGGTTCACCTTCCTCTTCTAGAATACAGATTTTATTAAAGGCAAATACTCAATGAATTAGAATCTTGCTACTGAAAAGTATTAAATACAATCTGGGAGAATtatttaaattccaatttttaaaagctttcttccatttgaaattttaaaaaaattaattagaaggggccagccccatgctgagtggttaaagttccacgagctctgccttggcagcctgggtttttgGGTTCGCATctagggcacagacctactccactcatcagccatgctgtggaggcatcccacatactaaatagaggaagattggcacagatgttagctcagggcgaatcttcctcaccaaaaaaaaaaaaaaaaattatcaatactcattattttaccacattttataaataaatcatcATATTTGAGGAAAAGGACAGGTTTGAAGAATTCTTAAGCATTCAGTCTATGTAATATGGAAAtcaaaagaatacatatatgtgtgtgtgtgtttctttttttgagtgtATGGTTTTTAAGTCAACTGTTTGCATTAACTATTAGGTTAAAAATTGTGCTCAAGACATAATTTAAGTTAAGCAAAGGGCTCAATCTGGAACTTGGTTTGTGACACCGGACAAATATCAATAGTTTTATTTCTACCTAGATGTGTGTAAAAAGGTCTCACTGGAGAGCCATCCAAAAGCCTCCGTCCTTCAGTTCTCACATCTTCCGGAGTTTAGTCCAGGGTGGGAAGGGGACATGGGATTCAGCAAACCTTTCAGGAGATTAAATTATTTGCTATGATACACTGTCTGATAAATGGCCACCATCGGAAGACTCGGCATCGATTTTGCTGCTGCAGCCACCTGCCCTGAACCTACCACTCTTCCACAGAGGGCATGGTCTGTACCTCTCGTTGCATCTACAGTTTCGGAGGCAGGAAAAGTCCCTGCAAAAGGCTACAGCATATGGGATTCTTAGTTGCTGGGCCCTGAAGCAACTGAACaatatttaaatctctttcctcCTAAAAGGCCAAAACTACAAACAGGATGGCGGCTCAGGGTACAACACCCAGGCAGGGACGATCACTCCGCTTTGCCATGGTCACACGTTCCTGGGGATTCAAATAGTATAAATTGGACAATAAAGCAAGTGCAACAGCTAGTGTTTACCAGATAATCCACTGTTTTTCTGAGCTTTACCCAGGGTCCCCATTATAAATCACTATTATTGTTACCTTTTTCAAGAATTTCACcatcactttgctttttttcctcttccacgTCCACTGGCTTCTCCAgggctgccttctcctccttcacTTCTTGCTCGAGTGCTCCCTTGGTTTGCGGTTTACATATGTCAGTTTTTTTATACTCTgcatcttcatattttttctataaaagtttAACATAAGCTATTTTTACTAAAAGCAAAacgttttttttaagttttttttacaATAACTGACATACACAATGAACTATCAGTAAACATTTACAGGAAATTTagtttattacttattatttagTTTATTGCTCAATTCACAGAACTCCTAAACACTAAGAGATTGTTTTTTAAGTTGaaggaaattcattttctttacctTTACTCTTCTTGGCCAACAAAATGAAGTAATTAATGCTATTGGGAATCCCACTGCCACAAAATAAATGAGCCAAAGCCACGGGCGCTCTTCAGCAATTGCCATTAACTGTTTAAATATACCAGGCtatagaagaaataagaataaaaattcaattcagATTTTACAAACCTTCATTAGGAAATACAGCCTACCAAAAAAAGCCTTATTTTACCTAGGTGTTTTAAGAAGTGATGAACTTGTaagctaaaaaatattttattttctcatcttataTTTTGTAAAGTTTAAACTCTTTAATTATTAGCACGCTCGCTATTTGAGACTTTGTAGTGGAAGATATATTACTACATATGTAGAAACTGATAACCTACCAGCAAGAGTtaagacagttttctttttagGCAAATTTTAAGATGGAATTACTCTTTATGGACGTATTATCTGGTTCATTTAGAAATATACAACTCTCTAATAACTCATTCTTTACTTTCAAAGGGATTATTAATAAAATCAACCTGAGAAttattggggttttttcttttttattaacacACTTCACATACAACCTTCAGTAAGGAAATTGtttctcttattaaaataaaatctaaaatcatcAAATGATTTAGTTAAAGGAATTTCAAAATGAGAATCTCTCTACCTTTACCTACTCTTTTGATGGGTTTTGCTAATGTCCAAAGAAACCAAATGTAAGGtatgaatttttctttataataatggattttaaagatatattctcCAAAATGCATTGTGTTGAAATGTTTAGCTTAATCTTTTCTAAACAGTGTTaagatttgggggaaataaaaccagaacacactttaataatattaaatttaaaaattctctacaCTCTCCTAAGTGAAAAGCAActgaaatgaataaagaataatatttagATTACTGTTACCACTTAGGCCTTGAATTGACAAGATGACAAATGTATTAAGTATTCTTATTTCTATAAACAACAAATAGGCATTAAATCCCATTATGCTATCATAATTTAGTGAATGAAATGAAGACTTACATATATAGAGTTCATTATATAGTTTATAATGAAGTTGATTATAATAAAGCTGAATATTGTCtacataaatttatttaagaatatttctttggcatttagtaattactgagcatttatttaccttttcaagGGCCATTTGTATAACCCATAACAAGACCAAGTCCTATTATTACTCTATGGTAAATACTGTACCTCATTGGCATTTGCTACCATTATTTTCACTCCCCAACCGTCTGCAGCCCAGTGATCTGCTACTTCCTTTTCCGAACAGATAATGAAATTATCAAAGTAGATATCAGAAGTCATAGACCAAAGCTCTAAACCAAGAGCACGGAAAGAAGTCAGAAGAAATGGATGGtcatcttcaaaataatctggaTTAGGAATTTTTCGAGGACTCCAGATTCCCtggaagaaaaagtaatttaaagacattttcaaataatttcattataaaaGCTACTCAAGAAGTAGTTGCTGTTGAATGAAATCAGCAATACTaactggagaaaaaggaaaactttaactGATATTAATTCATTAGTAATTCACCAGAAATAATGTTTCTTCTTATTCTGTACGTGATATTCCCTATGGATAATACTGACTTAATCTCTGCAAAAAAAGCTAAAGTGAAAAtcaaacacacaaagaaaccTGAGTAATTAAATTTCACAAGTAAGTGATACTACTTTAGACAagttttttatgtttaataaactTATTCAAGGCAAGTTGTCACTAAAATTGCCCAAATCAGAGAGGTTACTGTATGGCAAAAATGGAGTCACTCCTTTTAACATACACCCATGACAGGCATCAATAATCAATCAGGGTTGAACCTCAGAACAATTATTCAACATAAAAGTTCCTCAAGCCTTTAAATGATTAAACTCaatcaaatcaaataaatttGACAGTACAGTCACTCACTGACTCACTCCACCATCATATATAATCTAtcctgtgccagacactatgccaGGTGCTAAGGATACCGTGATGATAAAGACAGACATGGTACCTGTATCATGGAATTTAAAGTctaatgagggagacagacattaaacaaaaaagttaccaaaataaacattttgtgataaatgctatgaagaaaaactaCAGTGAGCAATTAGAATATATAActgcatatatataataaatgttagaAAATGTCAATGAATAATTAGAAAGATAAAACTACAGTGTTAAATGGATAACAGGGACATCTACCCAAAAAGCCAGGTACACTCAAAAGACATCTgatttagggggccagccccatggccgagtggttaagtttgtgtgctccacttcagtggcccagggtttcgctgtttgggatcctggatgtggacatggcaccactcatcaagccatgctgaggtggcatcccacatgccacaactagaaggacctgcaactagaatatacaactatgtactgggtgggggagaggaggagggggagggggaggaggaagggggggggggggaggagattggcaatagatgttagctcaggtgccaatcaaaaatatatatatatctgattCATATTAGATATCTGATTCgtattagaaaaaaatcctaattttaaTAAGACCAGAAAGTAAGGAGCACATTAATTAAGCACAGGTATTAATTACTAAAATATACAGTGTGAGTTTGCTTGATCATCAGTTGTTTACTAGGGAAAATATAGTATAAAGTAACTgatctttagtttttaattttattcccccagaaaattaaaaaaagaatgctttactttctaaatataaattaGTTGGAGtctattttctttgccttctcaAGACAGCTAAGGCACTCCATTACAAATCACATTTCTACAAATTAACATTATCAATAACtagatatataaaagaaatatcacAACATTTTTAACTTTACTATGGGACTGGAAGGAGCGGCTATTACCTGGTAGTCAGGATTATCTATCATTGGAGGTCTCCATACTCCTTTGTACTTTGGGTTATCTATCATGGGAGGTCTCCACTCACCACACCCAATCCGACATGCTGGATTAGAAATCTGAGGTGCCTCCCATTCTCCATCCATGTCTTCATTCCTTAGGATGTtagaataaagcaaatatagtaaCCTCAAGTCCCTTCCTTCAGTCATATGAACCAGTAACAAAAAAGCAAGTAAGACACATGAAATTGACATTTGAAGGTGAGGAATGCTTACCAGTCCTCAGGTTTTTCAGCATTAGGATCTGGAATAAATTGGGGTTCATCATCAAGCCAGCCATCAGGTTTAACAACACTCAAGTCTTCTATTTGGGCAGGTTCACTTTCATCCCTGTAAATACagtattttatgttaattattaattattttaaaagtttaaaaacgtACATTACAAAATTCAGAAGGTAACAAAAGACATTTCCTACCCTTCTGTCTTTGTGCCTACTACTTCCTCCATCTCTCAGCCACCTAAATCTTCAGCTAACTTGCcacttttttgtatatattcCATTGTTCTCTGTGGATacatgcacatatgtatatattctttttttacaCAAATGACAGGATTCTGTACAGGGTATGTCAGACCTTGCTTCTGTCACTTAACAACACAGTCATTCATCAACAAACGTATATTGAAATGCCTACAATGTGTCAAGactgttcctctattttatatacatataaatctgCTTCATTCTTCTTAACAATTGTATAGTTTTCCACTTTGTGGATatgtcacaatttatttaacctatcTACTCTTAAGGGACATTCAGTGTTTACAAAAActtactattacaaataatgctataatgaatATCCTGGAATATATTCGAAGCTAATAAGAAATTAGCTGTCAGctatatgaattaaaaatattttttccagtttctcatatattttttgaaatagtttttgtgtttttttttccatatacaAATCATTTACTTTCAGGTGGCtgaaatttgttaatattttcttttatgatgctTCAATTGTATGTCCTATTTGCAAAGGTCTTCCCTACTccaatagtattttttttaagtctgcaCATTTACTTCtagtaattttgtattttcattttaaaaagtgatactTAGAAAGTAAATTCTAAAGTATATAAACATAATCATAGTAAGTACCGAATAGAACTGCAGTTGTGCGCCACATAACATTTTGGTCAGCAATGGACTGCATGTATGATGGTGGctccgtaagattagtaccatatggcctaggtgtgtagtagcctataccatctaggtttgtgtaagcacacacgatgatgttcacacaatgatgaaatcacctaatgtcacatttctcagaacagatccccatcattaagcaatgtaTGACTATACTAATATAAGTTTCATCTTTgtagaaaagtagaaattttaagaGGCTACATaatgattttgcaaataaaatttgagcaacaaaacaaactgaaataatCAACTCTATATATGTAAAGACGTGTACTTGCATGATATCAATGTTATCCTGAGTCTCTGAGGGCTCAGAGTAACCAGAGTTTAAAATCTCAGGGAGCATTTCTTCTGGtgctttataaaacaaattataacacATATCACCAATCAGAATGAGGTTGTTCTATGCAGTTTGTCTCATTTAAGGGCAAACATTTCCCAGCCTTACTCTGTATGGCTAAACAAACATGAAGCAATGTTAGAAAGCCCACATGGAAGGATGTAGTCCTGCCTTTGCTGATAGAATGAATTCATGAAAGTGATGCACTAAGTGactttctaataattttttttaaaaccatactGTTCTTCCCACCTTGTACAAGTTACTTCCCTATTATACTATTTGCCTGAATACAAAGGCATTTTCATCATTAATCAGTATCCTTCTTTACCTACAAGAGAATTAAGAAGTTAACACTTTTGGTTATCTAGGAGCAACACTCTATGTTCTAAATAGGTAGTAACCtcaatgtttataaataaataagaacttgaagaaataggaacagacattttccaaaatgaagcacagagagaaaaactggttttaaaaaatggacaaatcctCAGTGACCTGTGGGACAACAGAAAGCACTCCAACATCCATTTGAGTGGGGCCCCCAAAAAAGAGATGGGGAGAcacatataaacatttaaagaaatagtgaCCAAATATTATCCAAATTTGATACAAACTATAAACCCACATTCCAAAAAGCTCAAAGAATCCAAAGCAAAAGGCAAACACACAAAGGACGACATCAAGGCACAACAAAATCAAAGTGCTGACAACCGGTAACAATAAATCTTCAAACCAAACAGAGAAAATGACACCTTAGGTAAAGGAGAACAAGGATGAGAATAACAACTGACTGCTACTCAGAAACAATGCAGCCTCAAGACAAGGGATGCTGTCACAAAATAACTATCAACCTGTAATCCAATAGTGagaatatccttcaaaaatgaaggcaaaataaagacattttcacacAAATGCAAGTTGAAAGAATTCAAAGACAGCAGACATGGACTACGTATGTTGAGTTtatcaggcagaaggaaaagagatgCAAATGCGTATCTATACAAAAGAAGAGTACCAGAAagggtaaatatgtgggtaaataaaaGGACTTAACTGTCTGATTAAAAGACACTGACTGAAGAATAAATATGTGTGGCCTTCAAAGTATATACAATGGTCCCCCCTTATCCAAAGTTTTGCT of Equus quagga isolate Etosha38 chromosome 3, UCLA_HA_Equagga_1.0, whole genome shotgun sequence contains these proteins:
- the CLGN gene encoding calmegin; the encoded protein is MRFQGFWLCFGLVFISVNAEFMDDGVEMEDFDENSEEIDVNKGDASSEIEYKTPQPIGEVYFTETFDSGKLAGWVLSKAKKDDADAEISIYDGRWEIEELKENRVPGDRGLVLKSRAKHHAISAVLAKPFVFADKPLIVQYEVNFQDGIDCGGAYIKLLADTDGLNLENFYDKTSYTIMFGPDKCGEDYKLHFIFRHKHPKTGVFEEKHAKPPDVDLKKFFTDRKTHLYTLVMNPDDTFELLIDQIVVNKGSLLEDVVPPINPPKEIEDPSDKKPDDWDERAKIPDLSAVKPEDWDESEPAQIEDLSVVKPDGWLDDEPQFIPDPNAEKPEDWNEDMDGEWEAPQISNPACRIGCGEWRPPMIDNPKYKGVWRPPMIDNPDYQGIWSPRKIPNPDYFEDDHPFLLTSFRALGLELWSMTSDIYFDNFIICSEKEVADHWAADGWGVKIMVANANEPGIFKQLMAIAEERPWLWLIYFVAVGFPIALITSFCWPRRVKKKYEDAEYKKTDICKPQTKGALEQEVKEEKAALEKPVDVEEEKKQSDGEILEKEEEGEPEEKSEEEIEIIEGQEEGNKSNKSGSEDEMKEADESTGSGDGPVKSVRKRRVRKE